The Mya arenaria isolate MELC-2E11 chromosome 16, ASM2691426v1 genome includes a window with the following:
- the LOC128222008 gene encoding uncharacterized protein LOC128222008 isoform X2, whose protein sequence is MYRLIATVAFGVTGLTLCYFLHKWIRKTKGQDRTKDKITLRYNHTEQRYPDKHPMTRQKHSGKCRCKAQDAYGWMSLRMSRALDDIGVSSRMIKRRRESFLRNEALETIKLRMLGDDVTCLNFGSQSEGSTTLGMKSDFDYLICHDEYNIISHLGDWDAGRTNFLMVKEETTPPQHYWLQRIRQDIPKPVRYIGQADVVHDQDGRIFIHNRIWANHYKVKFGKDFISSGPSVSATEDVDYVPAFRCKVLPPEVESWFTRSRSGKWPTKEVFQVARECSCFLVPDGHVESVNDYIEWRISPNLIERVLVFGFNIVQMKCYVTLKMLKKSVIKNQLSAKSKLTSFHCKTVMFFTMERIPLSEWKENKLLDCLQHCFQTLQMFLRKGVCPHYIITGVNLFEGKITRMDQQKLTEFLESFSYCPLFVLQKIEMDDFGRRLSLFHGNDDFVDHRLHTHESIAGIIAYDFFRTIYKTCLEIMNYPIEDILTFCLKIHDIHLTSTRYERELISIYKPFVYSMFACIASSCSLQRGKPFKTEIFQLFEIALDTDVASSRLKLASILYCKGDLLRTADVLNDVERRFDASVQSVCGCGRGVLYERPSDGFRKYAFENDYKNIVHKIAFCVRFTRMEVPCVPPFLLYEMNRALNDDIKLRTRTEHMWMEMAVVDARPYLFYLQYFTYGGLEMREKQLHAFQNLATYVMNVDNIDALYHFETALNLLGHAYEMEGDLDEALHWYTSSAEYMSENNAANWHIKRLTDTTQDRY, encoded by the exons ATGTACAGGTTAATTGCTACAGTTGCCTTTGGGGTGACAGGATTGACACTATGTTATTTCTTGCACAAGTGGATTCGAAAAACAAAAGGACAGGACAGAACGAAAGATAAAATA ACGCTGCGCTACAACCATACCGAACAGAGGTACCCCGACAAACATCCAATGACTAGACAGAAGCACTCT gGAAAATGCAGATGCAAGGCCCAGGACGCATATGGCTGGATGTCCCTCCGTATGTCAAGAGCACTTGACGATATTGGTGTAAGCTCGCGGATGATTAAGCGAAGGCGGGAATCCTTCTTGCGAAATGAGGCATTGGAAACAATTAAATTAAGAATGCTTGGAGACGATGTTACGTGTTTAAACTTTGGTAGTCAGTCAGAAGGTTCAACTACGCTGGGTATGAAATCAGACTTCGACTACCTTATATGTCACgatgaatataatattatatctcATCTGGGCGACTGGGACGCTGGCAGAACAAACTTCCTTATGGTCAAAGAGGAAACTACACCACCACAACACTATTGGCTTCAGCGGATAAGACAAGACATACCAAAACCTGTCCGTTATATTGGACAGGCAGATGTTGTACACGACCAAGATGGCCGTATATTTATCCATAACAGAATTTGGGCAAATCATTACAAAGTTAAGTTCGGAAAAGATTTTATTAGCTCTGGCCCGTCAGTGAGTGCAACAGAAGATGTCGATTATGTCCCTGCTTTTCGATGTAAGGTTCTACCACCGGAGGTTGAAAGTTGGTTTACTCGTTCAAGGTCCGGAAAATGGCCAACAAAAGAAGTTTTTCAGGTTGCGAGAGAGTGTTCATGTTTTCTTGTACCGGATGGGCACGTTGAAAGTGTAAACGACTACATAGAATGGAGAATATCTCCGAATCTTATTGAAAGAGTTCTTGTATTTGGGTTTAACATTGTTCAAATGAAGTGCTATGTTACATTAAAAATGCTGAAGAAAtctgttattaaaaatcagcTGAGTGCTAAAAGCAAATTaacttcatttcattgcaaAACCGTCATGTTCTTTACAATGGAGAGAATACCTTTGTCAGAATGGAAAGAAAATAAACTTTTGGACTGCTtacaacattgttttcaaactctTCAGATGTTTCTTAGAAAAGGTGTTTGTCCACATTACATTATAACTGGTGTTAATCTTTTTGAAGGAAAAATCACACGCATGGATCAACAGAAGTTGACGGAATTCCTGGAAAGTTTTTCATATTgtcctttatttgttttacaaaaaatagaaatggACGATTTTGGAAGGCGATTATCTTTATTCCATGGTAATGATGATTTCGTGGATCATAGATTACATACTCATGAAAGTATTGCAGGAATAATTGCTTATGACTTTTTTCgaacaatttacaaaacatgccttgaaataatgaattatcccattgaagatattttaaccttttgcTTGAAAATACACGACATACATTTAACAAGCACGAGGTACGAACGTGAATTGATATCGATATATAAGCCATTTGTGTATTCTATGTTCGCCTGTATTGCTTCATCATGTTCCCTCCAGAGAGGAAAACCATTCAAAACGGAAATATTCCAACTTTTTGAAATAGCACTAGACACGGATGTAGCATCTAGCAGATTGAAATTAGCGTCTATATTATATTGTAAAGGAGATCTTTTAAGAACGGCGGACGTGTTAAATGACGTTGAACGTAGATTCGACGCCAGCGTCCAGTCAGTGTGTGGTTGCGGACGGGGTGTGCTATATGAGCGTCCTTCTGATGGGTTTCGTAAATATGCATTTGAAAATgattacaaaaatattgtaCATAAGATCGCGTTCTGTGTGAGATTTACAAGAATGGAGGTCCCATGTGTACCACCATTTTTGCTGTATGAAATGAACAGGGCATTGAATGATGACATTAAACTTAGAACAAGAACTGAACATATGTGGATGGAAATGGCCGTAGTCGACGCCCGACCGTATCTTTtctatttgcaatattttacataCGGGGGCCTTGAAATGCGAGAAAAACAGTTACATGCGTTTCAAAATTTAGCGACATACGTTATGAATGTTGATAATATTGATGCTCTATATCATTTCGAAACAGCGTTGAACTTGTTAGGTCACGCGTATGAGATGGAGGGTGACTTGGATGAGGCCTTACACTGGTACACATCTTCAGCTGAGTATATGTCCGAAAACAATGCAGCCAACTGGCATATTAAGAGACTGACAgacacaacacaagacagatATTAA
- the LOC128222008 gene encoding uncharacterized protein LOC128222008 isoform X1: MMYRLIATVAFGVTGLTLCYFLHKWIRKTKGQDRTKDKITLRYNHTEQRYPDKHPMTRQKHSGKCRCKAQDAYGWMSLRMSRALDDIGVSSRMIKRRRESFLRNEALETIKLRMLGDDVTCLNFGSQSEGSTTLGMKSDFDYLICHDEYNIISHLGDWDAGRTNFLMVKEETTPPQHYWLQRIRQDIPKPVRYIGQADVVHDQDGRIFIHNRIWANHYKVKFGKDFISSGPSVSATEDVDYVPAFRCKVLPPEVESWFTRSRSGKWPTKEVFQVARECSCFLVPDGHVESVNDYIEWRISPNLIERVLVFGFNIVQMKCYVTLKMLKKSVIKNQLSAKSKLTSFHCKTVMFFTMERIPLSEWKENKLLDCLQHCFQTLQMFLRKGVCPHYIITGVNLFEGKITRMDQQKLTEFLESFSYCPLFVLQKIEMDDFGRRLSLFHGNDDFVDHRLHTHESIAGIIAYDFFRTIYKTCLEIMNYPIEDILTFCLKIHDIHLTSTRYERELISIYKPFVYSMFACIASSCSLQRGKPFKTEIFQLFEIALDTDVASSRLKLASILYCKGDLLRTADVLNDVERRFDASVQSVCGCGRGVLYERPSDGFRKYAFENDYKNIVHKIAFCVRFTRMEVPCVPPFLLYEMNRALNDDIKLRTRTEHMWMEMAVVDARPYLFYLQYFTYGGLEMREKQLHAFQNLATYVMNVDNIDALYHFETALNLLGHAYEMEGDLDEALHWYTSSAEYMSENNAANWHIKRLTDTTQDRY, translated from the exons ATG ATGTACAGGTTAATTGCTACAGTTGCCTTTGGGGTGACAGGATTGACACTATGTTATTTCTTGCACAAGTGGATTCGAAAAACAAAAGGACAGGACAGAACGAAAGATAAAATA ACGCTGCGCTACAACCATACCGAACAGAGGTACCCCGACAAACATCCAATGACTAGACAGAAGCACTCT gGAAAATGCAGATGCAAGGCCCAGGACGCATATGGCTGGATGTCCCTCCGTATGTCAAGAGCACTTGACGATATTGGTGTAAGCTCGCGGATGATTAAGCGAAGGCGGGAATCCTTCTTGCGAAATGAGGCATTGGAAACAATTAAATTAAGAATGCTTGGAGACGATGTTACGTGTTTAAACTTTGGTAGTCAGTCAGAAGGTTCAACTACGCTGGGTATGAAATCAGACTTCGACTACCTTATATGTCACgatgaatataatattatatctcATCTGGGCGACTGGGACGCTGGCAGAACAAACTTCCTTATGGTCAAAGAGGAAACTACACCACCACAACACTATTGGCTTCAGCGGATAAGACAAGACATACCAAAACCTGTCCGTTATATTGGACAGGCAGATGTTGTACACGACCAAGATGGCCGTATATTTATCCATAACAGAATTTGGGCAAATCATTACAAAGTTAAGTTCGGAAAAGATTTTATTAGCTCTGGCCCGTCAGTGAGTGCAACAGAAGATGTCGATTATGTCCCTGCTTTTCGATGTAAGGTTCTACCACCGGAGGTTGAAAGTTGGTTTACTCGTTCAAGGTCCGGAAAATGGCCAACAAAAGAAGTTTTTCAGGTTGCGAGAGAGTGTTCATGTTTTCTTGTACCGGATGGGCACGTTGAAAGTGTAAACGACTACATAGAATGGAGAATATCTCCGAATCTTATTGAAAGAGTTCTTGTATTTGGGTTTAACATTGTTCAAATGAAGTGCTATGTTACATTAAAAATGCTGAAGAAAtctgttattaaaaatcagcTGAGTGCTAAAAGCAAATTaacttcatttcattgcaaAACCGTCATGTTCTTTACAATGGAGAGAATACCTTTGTCAGAATGGAAAGAAAATAAACTTTTGGACTGCTtacaacattgttttcaaactctTCAGATGTTTCTTAGAAAAGGTGTTTGTCCACATTACATTATAACTGGTGTTAATCTTTTTGAAGGAAAAATCACACGCATGGATCAACAGAAGTTGACGGAATTCCTGGAAAGTTTTTCATATTgtcctttatttgttttacaaaaaatagaaatggACGATTTTGGAAGGCGATTATCTTTATTCCATGGTAATGATGATTTCGTGGATCATAGATTACATACTCATGAAAGTATTGCAGGAATAATTGCTTATGACTTTTTTCgaacaatttacaaaacatgccttgaaataatgaattatcccattgaagatattttaaccttttgcTTGAAAATACACGACATACATTTAACAAGCACGAGGTACGAACGTGAATTGATATCGATATATAAGCCATTTGTGTATTCTATGTTCGCCTGTATTGCTTCATCATGTTCCCTCCAGAGAGGAAAACCATTCAAAACGGAAATATTCCAACTTTTTGAAATAGCACTAGACACGGATGTAGCATCTAGCAGATTGAAATTAGCGTCTATATTATATTGTAAAGGAGATCTTTTAAGAACGGCGGACGTGTTAAATGACGTTGAACGTAGATTCGACGCCAGCGTCCAGTCAGTGTGTGGTTGCGGACGGGGTGTGCTATATGAGCGTCCTTCTGATGGGTTTCGTAAATATGCATTTGAAAATgattacaaaaatattgtaCATAAGATCGCGTTCTGTGTGAGATTTACAAGAATGGAGGTCCCATGTGTACCACCATTTTTGCTGTATGAAATGAACAGGGCATTGAATGATGACATTAAACTTAGAACAAGAACTGAACATATGTGGATGGAAATGGCCGTAGTCGACGCCCGACCGTATCTTTtctatttgcaatattttacataCGGGGGCCTTGAAATGCGAGAAAAACAGTTACATGCGTTTCAAAATTTAGCGACATACGTTATGAATGTTGATAATATTGATGCTCTATATCATTTCGAAACAGCGTTGAACTTGTTAGGTCACGCGTATGAGATGGAGGGTGACTTGGATGAGGCCTTACACTGGTACACATCTTCAGCTGAGTATATGTCCGAAAACAATGCAGCCAACTGGCATATTAAGAGACTGACAgacacaacacaagacagatATTAA